From the Streptomyces sp. Sge12 genome, the window AGCGCCGGGCCCGGGCCGAGGCCCGGGGCGCCGGCCGGAAGGCTGCGCGGCTCGGTAGTGGTCATATAGCCCATTTACCCCGAAACCGATCCCGAAACAGCTCATCGGACGGGTGGGCTCGAACCGGCGTGATGCGCGCCCGTCCGGGCAGGCGCAGGTTGTACGCCGCCCGCCCCCGCGCGAAGGAGCAGCAGGTGAACCGTACGGAAGGGACCACCGGGCCGGAGCCCGAGGGGCCCGGACCCACACCCACCACGCCGGATCCGGTGCCACGGGACCCCCGCCCGGCCGACCCGGGAGGGCCACCGCCCGAACCGGCGCGCCCGGGCCCCGCTCCCGGCACGCCGCCGCCGGTACCGGAGCCCCCGGACTGACCGGACCGGCCACCGGACCCACCGACCACGCGACCACTGCACACGACGGCAACGGAAGGATGTGAGCGCTGTGCGCGTCGCCTTTCTGATGGCGCCCGAGGGCGTCGAGGAGATCGAACTCACCGAACCGTGGAAGGCCGTGCTCGAAGCCGGCTGGAACCCCCAGCTGGTGTCCACCGAACCGGGACGCATCCAGGCCTTCCGCCACCTGGACAAGGCGGGCACCTACCCCGTCGACCGGGTCCTGTCGAATCACACGGCCGAGAGTTTCGACGCTCTCGTCCTGCCCGGTGGCGTCGCCAACCCCGACGCACTGCGGATGAACGAGCCGGCCGTGGACTTCACCCGCGACTTCATCGCGTCGGCCAAGCCGGTGGCCGCGATCTGCCACGCGCCCTGGCTGCTGGTGGAGGCCGACGCCGTACGCGGCCGGACCCTGACCTCCTGGCCCAGCCTGGCCACCGACATCCGCAACGCCGGCGGCACCTGGGTGGACGAGGCGGTGCAGGTCTGCCACGCGCAGCCCGCGACGCTGGTCACCAGCCGCAAGCCGGCCGACCTGGACGCCTTCTGCGCCGCTCTCGTCAAGGAGTTCGGCGGCTGACCGCCGCACCGGCCGCTCCCGAGGGGCGGGGCCCTCTGGTCCGCCCTGCGGTCGTCCCCGCAGGGCGGCAGTCGGCTTCTGCCCGGGGGGCGGCCCCGAAAACCTGGAGAGCGAGCAGGAAACGCAGGGACGGGCACGCACACCACGGAGGCTGATCGCATCATGAACCGCGCCGCACTCTTCGACGTCGACGGGACGCTCACCGATACCAACCACCTGCACGTGACGTGCTGGTGGGAGGCGCTGCGCCAGGCGGGTCACACGGTGCCGATGCATCGGGTGCACCGCGCGCTCGGTCTGCCGGGCGACGACCTGATCGCGCACCTCCTGGGCGACGACCGCGACAAGAGCGAGGACGACACCCTGAGCGCCGCGCACGACACCCTCTACGGCACGTACTTCGACCGGCTGAAGAGCTTCGACCGGGCCGCCGGCCTGCTGCGCGAACTGGACCGGAGCGGATGGCGCGTCGTGCTCGTCACCTCCGCGAGCAGCCGCGAGCTGGAAGCGCTGACGAAGGCGATCGACGCCGATGACGCCCTCACCGCCACGGCGAGTTCCGACGACGTGAGCGAGGGGAAACCGGCACCCGACCCGGTGCACCACGCCCTCGACCTGGCGGGGGCGGCAGCCGGGCAAGCCGTATTCGTCGGTGACTCCGTCTGGGACATGAAAGCCGCGACACGGGCGGGGGTCACCGCCGTCGGGCTGCTCTGCGGTGGCATCCCGCGAGCCGACCTCGTGGAGGCCGGCGCCCGAGCCGTCTACCGGGACCCGGCGGACCTGCTGGAGCACATCGATCGCAGCCCCCTCGCCCGGTAGCCACGCTCACGCCCCGCCCGCCCTCACCCCGGGCCGGGAAGGCGGATCCCCGGCGGCCACGCCACCTCGCACCAGACGCGTTTGCCGTCCGACCCGGACTCGGAACCCCAGCGCCGCGCCAGGCGTTCCACGATCAGCAGCCCGTGCCCGCCCGGCTGTTCGCGTGCGTCCGGCCCGCGGGACGGCACGGGCACCGGTGGGGCGGGGTTGCCGTCAGTGACCTCGATCCGCAG encodes:
- a CDS encoding type 1 glutamine amidotransferase domain-containing protein, which codes for MRVAFLMAPEGVEEIELTEPWKAVLEAGWNPQLVSTEPGRIQAFRHLDKAGTYPVDRVLSNHTAESFDALVLPGGVANPDALRMNEPAVDFTRDFIASAKPVAAICHAPWLLVEADAVRGRTLTSWPSLATDIRNAGGTWVDEAVQVCHAQPATLVTSRKPADLDAFCAALVKEFGG
- a CDS encoding HAD family hydrolase, with the translated sequence MNRAALFDVDGTLTDTNHLHVTCWWEALRQAGHTVPMHRVHRALGLPGDDLIAHLLGDDRDKSEDDTLSAAHDTLYGTYFDRLKSFDRAAGLLRELDRSGWRVVLVTSASSRELEALTKAIDADDALTATASSDDVSEGKPAPDPVHHALDLAGAAAGQAVFVGDSVWDMKAATRAGVTAVGLLCGGIPRADLVEAGARAVYRDPADLLEHIDRSPLAR